One genomic window of Amphiura filiformis chromosome 3, Afil_fr2py, whole genome shotgun sequence includes the following:
- the LOC140148598 gene encoding uncharacterized protein, protein MSRSGSTKYMPPRDSAVNRIGWEFMECHVCAGRYKKPKILDCLHSVCEECLLKNTTPSAKDVTCPECNLTTPIPQPGGIRSLPSNKFMSGLVQEAVVQEQSNGGGKETCDSCQSGAKPSLRCLDCESFMCPGCSDVHRRDKRNSKHRTASIGDLRNGLFSEEYSSSGTPLCQIHSTEPNQMYCLTCEKSICKDCTIYHHRAPKHKVVKDTREAATKRREVIDKMLAVAEKRMEEFERTQQLVEETESGVHKRLKRAKTQINDEADEKLEIIKKEREFQLAGLSRKMSDDKGGAQGNSLLVQMHRAKDEINAAADAKKEKIEEDRAVQLNKIAQLEEDRGHKLQEEMASAHGLTQRAQYSFTFAMILLKEAGDNHFLSLYMLLGKGLKALIETKPSELNQTLEIVTYSKTQSMKGLGKVSEKIESWNLVKTYGKRDSDDFRCALGIAGCPNGDIALADEGYKRVVTFGLDGEFKSKLQEPSKKTRGAGDDTPDPCGVAINSLGHYIVVDKTKYVKVYDSRGKYLDEFECDNKRAQNAKAVCVAVDSKDRIIIGDKSRAVLTIHSPDGTLLDRLELTLRPWFIAVNSKEQIIISDFEAGTILAIDHEGNTQFTTETIINGERIQASGICCDANDDIFVALHSGDEKGTFPICQFNPRGKFLGCIARGLYHPLGMCFTNDGTLAVADTSSVKLFKM, encoded by the exons ATGTCGAGGTCGGGATCTACTAAGTATATGCCACCACGAGACTCTGCAGTCAACCGGATTGGTTGGGAGTTCATGGAATGCCATGTCTGCGCCGGTCGTTATAAGAAGCCCAAAATCTTGGACTGTCTTCACTCGGTATGCGAGGAGTGTCTCTTGAAAAATACCACACCCTCTGCCAAGGATGTGACTTGTCCAGAATGCAATTTAACAACGCCTATTCCACAACCGGGCGGGATACGAAGCCTACCAAGTAATAAGTTTATGAGTGGACTGGTACAAGAAGCAGTTGTACAG GAACAATCCAATGGCGGAGGGAAAGAAACTTGCGATTCGTGCCAGTCGGGAGCTAAACCGTCACTTCGATGCCTGGACTGCGAGAGCTTCATGTGCCCAGGTTGTTCGGACGTCCATCGACGCGACAAACGCAACAGCAAGCACCGAACAGCAAGCATAGGCGATCTTCGCAACGGGCTTTTTAGCGAAGAATACTCATCAAGCGGTACCCCTTTGTGTCAGATTCATAGCACCGAACCCAACCAAATGTATTGTTTAACATGTGAGAAGTCCATCTGTAAGGATTGCACCATTTATCATCATCGTGCTCCAAAACACAAAGTGGTAAAGGATACGCGTGAAGCAGCGACAAAACGACGCGAAGTCATCGATAAAATGTTGGCGGTTGCCGAAAAACGTATGGAAGAATTTGAGCGCACCCAACAGCTAGTGGAAGAAACCGAAAGTGGAGTTCACAAACGTCTAAAGCGAGCTAAGACACAGATCAATGATGAAGCAGATGAGAAATTAGAGATCATTAAGAAAGAGCGCGAGTTCCAGTTGGCAGGTTTATCGCGTAAAATGTCAGACGACAAAGGCGGCGCGCAAGGTAATAGTCTTCTAGTTCAAATGCACCGAGCGAAAGATGAGATCAACGCCGCTGCAGACGCTAAGAAGGAGAAGATAGAAGAAGATAGAGCGGTACAGCTGAATAAAATCGCTCAATTGGAAGAGGACAGAGGACATAAACTACAAGAAGAAATGGCTTCTGCTCATGGTCTGACGCAACGTGCCCAATATTCGTTTACCTTCGCTATGATCCTGTTGAAGGAAGCTGGTGATAACCACTTCCTGTCACTCTACATGCTGCTTGGAAAGGGTCTCAAAGCTCTCATCGAAACCAAGCCATCTGAACTTAACCAGACCTTAGAGATTGTAACCTACAGTAAAACTCAGTCGATGAAAGGACTTGGAAAAGTGTCGGAAAAAATCGAAAGCTGGAATTTGGTGAAGACTTACGGCAAGAGAGATAGTGACGATTTCAGATGTGCGCTAGGGATAGCTGGATGCCCAAATGGAGACATCGCTCTTGCTGATGAAGGATACAAACGGGTAGTTACTTTCGGATTAGATGGTGAATTTAAATCAAAGCTTCAAGAACCGTCGAAGAAAACACGCGGTGCAGGTGACGACACACCGGATCCATGCGGAGTGGCCATAAATTCGCTTGGTCATTATATCGTCGTTGATAAGACAAAGTACGTCAAGGTCTATGACAGTCGAGGCAAGTATCTTGACGAATTTGAGTGTGACAATAAACGCGCGCAGAACGCAAAGGCGGTTTGTGTTGCTGTGGATTCCAAAGATCGGATCATCATTGGTGACAAATCACGAGCGGTACTGACCATTCACTCTCCAGACGGGACACTTCTGGACCGTTTAGAGCTTACTCTCAGACCCTGGTTCATCGCCGTTAATAGCAAAGAGCAAATCATCATCAGCGACTTCGAAGCTGGTACAATTCTTGCCATAGATCACGAGGGTAACACACAATTTACTACGGAGACTATAATTAACGGCGAACGTATCCAAGCTTCTGGAATCTGCTGCGATGCCAACGATGATATATTCGTTGCGTTGCATTCTGGCGACGAGAAAGGAACTTTCCCAATATGCCAATTTAACCCACGTGGCAAGTTCTTAGGCTGTATAGCTCGCGGACTGTATCATCCACTTGGTATGTGTTTTACTAATGACGGCACACTTGCTGTAGCTGATACATCGTCAGTGAAACTGTTTAAAATGTGA